TATCCATGTCATGACCTCCTAATTAGATGTATCTAGTAGTATAGCTATTTTTTGTGTCCTTTTCAACTATTCGTATGTTCTTGCGCAAAGTGGATAAATCGTTTTGCGGCGCTGGAAATGTATCCATTAGCTGCATGAGTAAGGTAAATGGTTCGCTCCATTCCAGAAGTGGGGACTGTAAAAATTTGCAATCGTTCAAAATCTAGTATAGCCGTTTTAGGAACAATGGAAACACCCATATTTGCTTCTACTAGTTCGAGAATACTACCAATTTCTAAGCCGTCATAGCGGACTTTTAAAGCGATATTAGCTTGCTTAAGCGCATTTTCTATGACTTCTCGAGAATAAGTATGCTCTGCGAAATGAATAAATTCCTCATCAGTGATATCCTGTAAAGTTAAGTTTTTCTTCTGAGCTAATTTATTTTTATTTGATACAATCAGAACAAATTTTTCTGTGAAAAGTGGGATATATTCAAGTCCTTCTTGTCTATCTCTTATAGTACTAATTCCAATATCACTCCTGTTGGTTAAGATATCCTTCAATACTTGTTTGGCTGGGACTTCTTTCAGTCGTAAAATATTTGTTGGATAGTTTGATTGAAATTTTTTTAATAGCTCTGGCATAAACGACAATCCAAGTGTAGGAACAAAGGACACTGAAACTTCACCAAAGTCTGGATTTGCTAAGGTGTGGATTTTTTCTTGTGCAGCCAGCCACTTAAGTTGCAATTCTTTTGCATCAGCTAAAAAGACTTTGCCGACTTTATTTAACTGGATACTTCGATTTTTTCGGTCAAATAAAGGTAAGCCAAGTTCTGCCTCTAAATTAGCAATTGAGCGACTAAGCGCAGATTGTGATAGTGCGAGTTTCTCACTAGCTTGTGTCAAGTGACCGGTTTCAGCAGTAACAATAAAGTAATGTAATTGATTAAAATCCACTTTTCATCCTTCTTTCTATGTGTAAAATGCATCGAAACAATCGAATGAATGATTTGTTTGTTATTAATGCTCATTATATAATAAAAGGTGCAAAAAAGAAATGAAGGTGTTAGCCAGTGGAAAAAGGCTACTTGTATATTGCAATCGCAACGATTCTATTTAGTTCGATGGAGATTGCCATTAAACTAACGAACGGAACATTTAACCCCATTCAAATTACATTTTTACGGTTTGCGCTGGGTGGGCTATTTTTATTACCATTAGCCGTAAAAAAATTAAAAAAAGAGGCTAAAAAACTTACAGCGAAAGATATTCGCTTTTTTTGTTGGTCAGGTTTTTTCTGTGTCGTTATTAGTATGATTTTATTCCAATTAGCAATCGGGTATACAAAGGCATCCACGGTTGCAATTATCTTTAGTTGTAATCCAGTTTTTGTGCTTACATTTGCTGCTCTTTTTTTGAAGGAAAAACTTGCTGGGTTAACGATTATTTCTATTATTGTGAGTCTAATTGGTATTGTGGTCATTATTAATCCTTTTGAAGTGGTAGATCCAATTGGGATATTGCTAGCAGTTTTAGCAGCGATTACCTTTGCAATTTATAGTGTTTTCAGTCGTTTCGGTACAAAGAAATATCATTATAATGGCATTTTAATCACTTGTTTTTCCTTTATTTTTGGTAGCGCAGAGCTTTTAGTCATTATGCTATTCACTCATATTCCAGTGATTGCAAATAGTTTTATGACAAACGGCTTACCGGCTTTT
The nucleotide sequence above comes from Listeria ivanovii subsp. londoniensis. Encoded proteins:
- a CDS encoding LysR family transcriptional regulator; translation: MDFNQLHYFIVTAETGHLTQASEKLALSQSALSRSIANLEAELGLPLFDRKNRSIQLNKVGKVFLADAKELQLKWLAAQEKIHTLANPDFGEVSVSFVPTLGLSFMPELLKKFQSNYPTNILRLKEVPAKQVLKDILTNRSDIGISTIRDRQEGLEYIPLFTEKFVLIVSNKNKLAQKKNLTLQDITDEEFIHFAEHTYSREVIENALKQANIALKVRYDGLEIGSILELVEANMGVSIVPKTAILDFERLQIFTVPTSGMERTIYLTHAANGYISSAAKRFIHFAQEHTNS
- a CDS encoding DMT family transporter, whose product is MEKGYLYIAIATILFSSMEIAIKLTNGTFNPIQITFLRFALGGLFLLPLAVKKLKKEAKKLTAKDIRFFCWSGFFCVVISMILFQLAIGYTKASTVAIIFSCNPVFVLTFAALFLKEKLAGLTIISIIVSLIGIVVIINPFEVVDPIGILLAVLAAITFAIYSVFSRFGTKKYHYNGILITCFSFIFGSAELLVIMLFTHIPVIANSFMTNGLPAFANVPVFSGIGWASLPLLFYLGIGVTGIGFSSYFLAMENVGVSLASLVFFIKPALAPIFAWIILGESINFHTAIGIIIILIGSFLTFIASREIPKITLLNEETPKPR